A section of the Pithys albifrons albifrons isolate INPA30051 chromosome 4, PitAlb_v1, whole genome shotgun sequence genome encodes:
- the MAK gene encoding serine/threonine-protein kinase MAK isoform X1 — MNRYTIMKQLGDGTYGSVLMGKSNESGELVAIKRMKRKFYSWDECMNLREVKSLKKLNHANVIKLKEVIRENDHLYFVFEYMKENLYQLMKDRNKLFPESVIRNMMYQILQGLAFIHKHGFFHRDMKPENLLCIGPELVKIADFGLARELRSQPPYTDYVSTRWYRAPEVLLRSSIYSSPIDMWAVGSIMAELYTLRPLFPGTSEVDEIFKICQVLGTPKKSEWPEGYLLASAMNFRFPQCVPISLKTLIPNASNEAIQLMSDMLNWNPKKRPTASQALKYPYFQVGQILGPPPQYLEKQTPIKPVQPTEPKPVFPKLEAISKPEPLSSPDLPDKTQPQPLPKVNHQPLQQIQLPQNTATQQVPKQQQPQAQPFFPIINKNSSPKQAASGPLNVALGPKSCRRRWGQTLVKAMDSWDDLDDPEFGMSCSKKPSIALLKEKKNKEFIFSVPEPKASYCIQPGGENKVLMRNDSGRSNTSAKQYYLRQSRYLPGVNPKSVSLAAVNKEGSQGTWSNQVFSKSLAHTGGGLNFSRNTTDENLIIPIEKLSCKERLNEKLEDPKGNPGFVSSAGYNPSGIYNPSFHKKEVGSAGQRIQLAPLGAPVSDYSWKTKAARAPLAGPTFSSPAKNMSLLSHSPTIQRVHGITDWVAKYGGNR, encoded by the exons aatgaaaagaaagttCTATTCATGGGATGAATGTATGAATTTGAGAGAAGTCAAG TCTCTGAAGAAGCTAAACCATGCCAATGTAATAAAATTGAAAGAAGTCATACGAGAAAATGACCACCTTTACTTTGTATTTGAATACATGAAGGAAAATCTCTATCAGTTAATGAAGGATAG AAACAAGTTGTTCCCTGAGTCAGTCATCAGAAACATGATGTATCAGATATTACAAGGGCTGGCTTTTATCCACAAACACG GATTTTTTCATAGAGATATGAAGCCTGAAAACCTTCTCTGTATTGGACCAGAACTGGTGAAAATAGCAGATTTTGGTTTGGCGAGAGAACTAAGATCTCAGCCACCTTACACAGATTATGTTTCTACCAGGTG GTACCGTGCTCCTGAAGTTTTGTTGAGATCATCAATCTATAGCTCTCCTATTGATATGTGGGCAGTTGGCAGCATAATGGCTGAATTATACACACTAAGacctcttttcccaggcacaaGTGAAGTAGATGAAATCTTCAAAATTTGCCAAGTACTGGGGACTCCCAAGAAG AGTGAGTGGCCAGAAGGATACCTCCTTGCCTCTGCCATGAATTTCCGTTTCCCACAATGTGTCCCTATAAGCCTGAAAACTCTCATCCCAAATGCAAGCAATGAAGCAATACAGCTTATGAGTGATATGCTGAACTGGAATCCAAAGAAGAGACCCACAGCAAGTCAG GCTTTGAAGTATCCTTACTTTCAAGTTGGCCAAATTTTAGGACCTCCTCCACAGTATCTGGAGAAGCAGACTCCTATTAAACCTGTTCAGCCAACAGAGCCAAAGCCAGTTTTTCCTAAACTGGAAGCAATATCCAAGCCAGAACCTCTGTCTTCACCTGATTTACCTGACAAaacacagccacagcccctgccaaaGGTTAACCACCAGCCTCTCCAGCAAATTCAGTTGCCTCAAAACACAGCTACCCAGCAAgtcccaaagcagcagcagccacaggcacaACCATTTTTTCCAATTATCAATAAGAATTCATCGCCT AAACAAGCAGCTAGTGGCCCTCTGAATGTTGCACTAGGTCCTAAAAGCTGCAGAAGACGATGGGGTCAGACTTTGGTAAAGGCTATGGATAGCTGGGATGACTTGGATGATCCTGAATTTGGAATGTCATGTTCAAAGAAGCCTAGCATTGCactgttaaaagaaaagaaaaacaaggaatttatttttag tgtgcCAGAACCAAAAGCTTCATACTGTATCCAGCCAGGAGGGGAAAATAAGGTTCTGATGAGAAATGACTCTGGAAGGTCAAATACATCAGCAAAACAATACTATCTAAGACAATCAAGATATCTACCTG GTGTAAACCCAAAGAGTGTTTCTTTGGCAGCAGTCAATAAAGAAGGATCACAGGGAACCTGGAGCAACCAGGTGTTTTCTAAATCACTGGCACATACTGGAGGAGGACTGAATTTCAGCAGAAATACTACAG ATGAGAACTTAATTATACCTATTGAAAAGCTATCATGCAAAGAAAGATTGAATGAAAAATTAGAGGATCCAAAAG GAAATCCTGGCTTTGTAAGTAGTGCTGGTTACAACCCATCAGGAATATACAACCCTTCTTTCCATAAAAAAGAAGTTGGATCAGCTGGACAACGGATACAGCTGGCACCTCTTGGTGCACCTGTATCAG ATTATTCCTGGAAAACCAAAGCAGCTCGTGCTCCATTAGCAGGTCCTACTTTCAGTTCACCAGCAAAAAACATGAGTCTGTTAAGTCACTCACCAACAATTCAGCGAGTACATGGAATAACAGACTGGGTGGCAAAATATGGAGGAAACAGATAG
- the MAK gene encoding serine/threonine-protein kinase MAK isoform X3 has protein sequence MNRYTIMKQLGDGTYGSVLMGKSNESGELVAIKRMKRKFYSWDECMNLREVKSLKKLNHANVIKLKEVIRENDHLYFVFEYMKENLYQLMKDRNKLFPESVIRNMMYQILQGLAFIHKHGFFHRDMKPENLLCIGPELVKIADFGLARELRSQPPYTDYVSTRWYRAPEVLLRSSIYSSPIDMWAVGSIMAELYTLRPLFPGTSEVDEIFKICQVLGTPKKSEWPEGYLLASAMNFRFPQCVPISLKTLIPNASNEAIQLMSDMLNWNPKKRPTASQALKYPYFQVGQILGPPPQYLEKQTPIKPVQPTEPKPVFPKLEAISKPEPLSSPDLPDKTQPQPLPKVNHQPLQQIQLPQNTATQQVPKQQQPQAQPFFPIINKNSSPKQAASGPLNVALGPKSCRRRWGQTLVKAMDSWDDLDDPEFGMSCSKKPSIALLKEKKNKEFIFSVPEPKASYCIQPGGENKVLMRNDSGRSNTSAKQYYLRQSRYLPGVNPKSVSLAAVNKEGSQGTWSNQVFSKSLAHTGGGLNFSRNTTGNPGFVSSAGYNPSGIYNPSFHKKEVGSAGQRIQLAPLGAPVSDYSWKTKAARAPLAGPTFSSPAKNMSLLSHSPTIQRVHGITDWVAKYGGNR, from the exons aatgaaaagaaagttCTATTCATGGGATGAATGTATGAATTTGAGAGAAGTCAAG TCTCTGAAGAAGCTAAACCATGCCAATGTAATAAAATTGAAAGAAGTCATACGAGAAAATGACCACCTTTACTTTGTATTTGAATACATGAAGGAAAATCTCTATCAGTTAATGAAGGATAG AAACAAGTTGTTCCCTGAGTCAGTCATCAGAAACATGATGTATCAGATATTACAAGGGCTGGCTTTTATCCACAAACACG GATTTTTTCATAGAGATATGAAGCCTGAAAACCTTCTCTGTATTGGACCAGAACTGGTGAAAATAGCAGATTTTGGTTTGGCGAGAGAACTAAGATCTCAGCCACCTTACACAGATTATGTTTCTACCAGGTG GTACCGTGCTCCTGAAGTTTTGTTGAGATCATCAATCTATAGCTCTCCTATTGATATGTGGGCAGTTGGCAGCATAATGGCTGAATTATACACACTAAGacctcttttcccaggcacaaGTGAAGTAGATGAAATCTTCAAAATTTGCCAAGTACTGGGGACTCCCAAGAAG AGTGAGTGGCCAGAAGGATACCTCCTTGCCTCTGCCATGAATTTCCGTTTCCCACAATGTGTCCCTATAAGCCTGAAAACTCTCATCCCAAATGCAAGCAATGAAGCAATACAGCTTATGAGTGATATGCTGAACTGGAATCCAAAGAAGAGACCCACAGCAAGTCAG GCTTTGAAGTATCCTTACTTTCAAGTTGGCCAAATTTTAGGACCTCCTCCACAGTATCTGGAGAAGCAGACTCCTATTAAACCTGTTCAGCCAACAGAGCCAAAGCCAGTTTTTCCTAAACTGGAAGCAATATCCAAGCCAGAACCTCTGTCTTCACCTGATTTACCTGACAAaacacagccacagcccctgccaaaGGTTAACCACCAGCCTCTCCAGCAAATTCAGTTGCCTCAAAACACAGCTACCCAGCAAgtcccaaagcagcagcagccacaggcacaACCATTTTTTCCAATTATCAATAAGAATTCATCGCCT AAACAAGCAGCTAGTGGCCCTCTGAATGTTGCACTAGGTCCTAAAAGCTGCAGAAGACGATGGGGTCAGACTTTGGTAAAGGCTATGGATAGCTGGGATGACTTGGATGATCCTGAATTTGGAATGTCATGTTCAAAGAAGCCTAGCATTGCactgttaaaagaaaagaaaaacaaggaatttatttttag tgtgcCAGAACCAAAAGCTTCATACTGTATCCAGCCAGGAGGGGAAAATAAGGTTCTGATGAGAAATGACTCTGGAAGGTCAAATACATCAGCAAAACAATACTATCTAAGACAATCAAGATATCTACCTG GTGTAAACCCAAAGAGTGTTTCTTTGGCAGCAGTCAATAAAGAAGGATCACAGGGAACCTGGAGCAACCAGGTGTTTTCTAAATCACTGGCACATACTGGAGGAGGACTGAATTTCAGCAGAAATACTACAG GAAATCCTGGCTTTGTAAGTAGTGCTGGTTACAACCCATCAGGAATATACAACCCTTCTTTCCATAAAAAAGAAGTTGGATCAGCTGGACAACGGATACAGCTGGCACCTCTTGGTGCACCTGTATCAG ATTATTCCTGGAAAACCAAAGCAGCTCGTGCTCCATTAGCAGGTCCTACTTTCAGTTCACCAGCAAAAAACATGAGTCTGTTAAGTCACTCACCAACAATTCAGCGAGTACATGGAATAACAGACTGGGTGGCAAAATATGGAGGAAACAGATAG
- the MAK gene encoding serine/threonine-protein kinase MAK isoform X2 yields MNRYTIMKQLGDGTYGSVLMGKSNESGELVAIKRMKRKFYSWDECMNLREVKSLKKLNHANVIKLKEVIRENDHLYFVFEYMKENLYQLMKDRNKLFPESVIRNMMYQILQGLAFIHKHGFFHRDMKPENLLCIGPELVKIADFGLARELRSQPPYTDYVSTRWYRAPEVLLRSSIYSSPIDMWAVGSIMAELYTLRPLFPGTSEVDEIFKICQVLGTPKKSEWPEGYLLASAMNFRFPQCVPISLKTLIPNASNEAIQLMSDMLNWNPKKRPTASQALKYPYFQVGQILGPPPQYLEKQTPIKPVQPTEPKPVFPKLEAISKPEPLSSPDLPDKTQPQPLPKVNHQPLQQIQLPQNTATQQVPKQQQPQAQPFFPIINKNSSPKQAASGPLNVALGPKSCRRRWGQTLVKAMDSWDDLDDPEFGMSCSKKPSIALLKEKKNKEFIFSVPEPKASYCIQPGGENKVLMRNDSGRSNTSAKQYYLRQSRYLPAVNKEGSQGTWSNQVFSKSLAHTGGGLNFSRNTTDENLIIPIEKLSCKERLNEKLEDPKGNPGFVSSAGYNPSGIYNPSFHKKEVGSAGQRIQLAPLGAPVSDYSWKTKAARAPLAGPTFSSPAKNMSLLSHSPTIQRVHGITDWVAKYGGNR; encoded by the exons aatgaaaagaaagttCTATTCATGGGATGAATGTATGAATTTGAGAGAAGTCAAG TCTCTGAAGAAGCTAAACCATGCCAATGTAATAAAATTGAAAGAAGTCATACGAGAAAATGACCACCTTTACTTTGTATTTGAATACATGAAGGAAAATCTCTATCAGTTAATGAAGGATAG AAACAAGTTGTTCCCTGAGTCAGTCATCAGAAACATGATGTATCAGATATTACAAGGGCTGGCTTTTATCCACAAACACG GATTTTTTCATAGAGATATGAAGCCTGAAAACCTTCTCTGTATTGGACCAGAACTGGTGAAAATAGCAGATTTTGGTTTGGCGAGAGAACTAAGATCTCAGCCACCTTACACAGATTATGTTTCTACCAGGTG GTACCGTGCTCCTGAAGTTTTGTTGAGATCATCAATCTATAGCTCTCCTATTGATATGTGGGCAGTTGGCAGCATAATGGCTGAATTATACACACTAAGacctcttttcccaggcacaaGTGAAGTAGATGAAATCTTCAAAATTTGCCAAGTACTGGGGACTCCCAAGAAG AGTGAGTGGCCAGAAGGATACCTCCTTGCCTCTGCCATGAATTTCCGTTTCCCACAATGTGTCCCTATAAGCCTGAAAACTCTCATCCCAAATGCAAGCAATGAAGCAATACAGCTTATGAGTGATATGCTGAACTGGAATCCAAAGAAGAGACCCACAGCAAGTCAG GCTTTGAAGTATCCTTACTTTCAAGTTGGCCAAATTTTAGGACCTCCTCCACAGTATCTGGAGAAGCAGACTCCTATTAAACCTGTTCAGCCAACAGAGCCAAAGCCAGTTTTTCCTAAACTGGAAGCAATATCCAAGCCAGAACCTCTGTCTTCACCTGATTTACCTGACAAaacacagccacagcccctgccaaaGGTTAACCACCAGCCTCTCCAGCAAATTCAGTTGCCTCAAAACACAGCTACCCAGCAAgtcccaaagcagcagcagccacaggcacaACCATTTTTTCCAATTATCAATAAGAATTCATCGCCT AAACAAGCAGCTAGTGGCCCTCTGAATGTTGCACTAGGTCCTAAAAGCTGCAGAAGACGATGGGGTCAGACTTTGGTAAAGGCTATGGATAGCTGGGATGACTTGGATGATCCTGAATTTGGAATGTCATGTTCAAAGAAGCCTAGCATTGCactgttaaaagaaaagaaaaacaaggaatttatttttag tgtgcCAGAACCAAAAGCTTCATACTGTATCCAGCCAGGAGGGGAAAATAAGGTTCTGATGAGAAATGACTCTGGAAGGTCAAATACATCAGCAAAACAATACTATCTAAGACAATCAAGATATCTACCTG CAGTCAATAAAGAAGGATCACAGGGAACCTGGAGCAACCAGGTGTTTTCTAAATCACTGGCACATACTGGAGGAGGACTGAATTTCAGCAGAAATACTACAG ATGAGAACTTAATTATACCTATTGAAAAGCTATCATGCAAAGAAAGATTGAATGAAAAATTAGAGGATCCAAAAG GAAATCCTGGCTTTGTAAGTAGTGCTGGTTACAACCCATCAGGAATATACAACCCTTCTTTCCATAAAAAAGAAGTTGGATCAGCTGGACAACGGATACAGCTGGCACCTCTTGGTGCACCTGTATCAG ATTATTCCTGGAAAACCAAAGCAGCTCGTGCTCCATTAGCAGGTCCTACTTTCAGTTCACCAGCAAAAAACATGAGTCTGTTAAGTCACTCACCAACAATTCAGCGAGTACATGGAATAACAGACTGGGTGGCAAAATATGGAGGAAACAGATAG
- the MAK gene encoding serine/threonine-protein kinase MAK isoform X4: MNRYTIMKQLGDGTYGSVLMGKSNESGELVAIKRMKRKFYSWDECMNLREVKSLKKLNHANVIKLKEVIRENDHLYFVFEYMKENLYQLMKDRNKLFPESVIRNMMYQILQGLAFIHKHGFFHRDMKPENLLCIGPELVKIADFGLARELRSQPPYTDYVSTRWYRAPEVLLRSSIYSSPIDMWAVGSIMAELYTLRPLFPGTSEVDEIFKICQVLGTPKKSEWPEGYLLASAMNFRFPQCVPISLKTLIPNASNEAIQLMSDMLNWNPKKRPTASQALKYPYFQVGQILGPPPQYLEKQTPIKPVQPTEPKPVFPKLEAISKPEPLSSPDLPDKTQPQPLPKVNHQPLQQIQLPQNTATQQVPKQQQPQAQPFFPIINKNSSPKQAASGPLNVALGPKSCRRRWGQTLVKAMDSWDDLDDPEFGMSCSKKPSIALLKEKKNKEFIFSVPEPKASYCIQPGGENKVLMRNDSGRSNTSAKQYYLRQSRYLPGVNPKSVSLAAVNKEGSQGTWSNQVFSKSLAHTGGGLNFSRNTTESGMCCLRKGIWPGPPLHLWTSLWQ; the protein is encoded by the exons aatgaaaagaaagttCTATTCATGGGATGAATGTATGAATTTGAGAGAAGTCAAG TCTCTGAAGAAGCTAAACCATGCCAATGTAATAAAATTGAAAGAAGTCATACGAGAAAATGACCACCTTTACTTTGTATTTGAATACATGAAGGAAAATCTCTATCAGTTAATGAAGGATAG AAACAAGTTGTTCCCTGAGTCAGTCATCAGAAACATGATGTATCAGATATTACAAGGGCTGGCTTTTATCCACAAACACG GATTTTTTCATAGAGATATGAAGCCTGAAAACCTTCTCTGTATTGGACCAGAACTGGTGAAAATAGCAGATTTTGGTTTGGCGAGAGAACTAAGATCTCAGCCACCTTACACAGATTATGTTTCTACCAGGTG GTACCGTGCTCCTGAAGTTTTGTTGAGATCATCAATCTATAGCTCTCCTATTGATATGTGGGCAGTTGGCAGCATAATGGCTGAATTATACACACTAAGacctcttttcccaggcacaaGTGAAGTAGATGAAATCTTCAAAATTTGCCAAGTACTGGGGACTCCCAAGAAG AGTGAGTGGCCAGAAGGATACCTCCTTGCCTCTGCCATGAATTTCCGTTTCCCACAATGTGTCCCTATAAGCCTGAAAACTCTCATCCCAAATGCAAGCAATGAAGCAATACAGCTTATGAGTGATATGCTGAACTGGAATCCAAAGAAGAGACCCACAGCAAGTCAG GCTTTGAAGTATCCTTACTTTCAAGTTGGCCAAATTTTAGGACCTCCTCCACAGTATCTGGAGAAGCAGACTCCTATTAAACCTGTTCAGCCAACAGAGCCAAAGCCAGTTTTTCCTAAACTGGAAGCAATATCCAAGCCAGAACCTCTGTCTTCACCTGATTTACCTGACAAaacacagccacagcccctgccaaaGGTTAACCACCAGCCTCTCCAGCAAATTCAGTTGCCTCAAAACACAGCTACCCAGCAAgtcccaaagcagcagcagccacaggcacaACCATTTTTTCCAATTATCAATAAGAATTCATCGCCT AAACAAGCAGCTAGTGGCCCTCTGAATGTTGCACTAGGTCCTAAAAGCTGCAGAAGACGATGGGGTCAGACTTTGGTAAAGGCTATGGATAGCTGGGATGACTTGGATGATCCTGAATTTGGAATGTCATGTTCAAAGAAGCCTAGCATTGCactgttaaaagaaaagaaaaacaaggaatttatttttag tgtgcCAGAACCAAAAGCTTCATACTGTATCCAGCCAGGAGGGGAAAATAAGGTTCTGATGAGAAATGACTCTGGAAGGTCAAATACATCAGCAAAACAATACTATCTAAGACAATCAAGATATCTACCTG GTGTAAACCCAAAGAGTGTTTCTTTGGCAGCAGTCAATAAAGAAGGATCACAGGGAACCTGGAGCAACCAGGTGTTTTCTAAATCACTGGCACATACTGGAGGAGGACTGAATTTCAGCAGAAATACTACAG AATCAGGTATGTGTTGCTTGAGAAAGGGAATATGGCCTGGGCCTCCTTTACACTTGTGGACATCATTATGGCAGTGA